The nucleotide window CGGTGTCAATTCCGGTGCCGACGCCATTGAGCAGGTGCAGGAGCAGAATTTCGATATCGTGTTCCTGGACGAGAACATGCCCGGCCTGACCGGTCTGGAAACCCTGACGGAAATCAAAGCGGCCAAGCCCACGCTGCCCGTCATCATGATTACCAAGAGCGAGGAAGAGCACATCATGGAGGACGCCATCGGCTCCAAGATTGCCGATTACCTCATCAAGCCCGTCAATCCGAACCAGATTCTGCTGTCGGTAAAGAAGGTGCTGGACAACAAGCGCCTGATTTCGGAGAAAACCAACAGCAGCTACCAGCGCGACTTCCGCCAGCTGGGCATGCAGCTCGGCGACCGGCTCTCGCCCTCGGAGTGGGCCGACGTGTATAAGAAACTGGTGTACTGGGAGCTCGAAATTGATGAAACCGAGGGCAAGAGCATGGCCGAGGTCTTTAACATGCAGAAGGACGAGGCCAACAACTACTTCTCCAAGTTCATCATGGACAACTACGAGGAGTGGGTCAACAACGAGGCCGACGACGCGCCCATGATGTCGCACGAGCTGTTCCAGAAGCGGGTATTTCCGCTCTTGAAGGAAACCGGCGACACGCCCGTCTACTTCGTGCTCATCGACAACCTGCGCTACGACCAGTGGAAGATTCTCGAGCCCATCATTGCCGAAATGTTCACCGTGGACCAGGAGGAAATGTACTACTCCATTCTGCCCACCACCACGGCCTACGCCCGCAATGCCATTTTCTCGGGCATGATGCCCGGCGAGATTCAGAAGAAGTACCCCAACCTGTGGGTGAATGATGACGACGACGAGGGTAAGAACCTGAACGAGGCCGAATTCATGGAAATCATGTTCCAGAAGGCCAACCAGAAGCACAAGTTCAGCTACAACAAAGTCACTAACCTGCAGGCCGGCAAAGACCTGCTGGGCAAGATGAGCAACCTGCACAACAATTATAAGTGCAACGTCATCGTCTACAACTTCGTGGACATGCTCAGCCACGCCCGCACCGATATGGCCATGATTCGGGAGCTGGCCGCCGACGAGTCGGCGTACCGCAGCATCACCCGCTCCTGGTTCCTGCACTCGCCCCTGTATGAGATGCTGCAGCAGATTGCCGAGAAAAAGGGCAAGCTCATCATCACCACCGACCACGGCACGATTCGGGTGAAGCGGCCCTTCAAGATTGTGGGCGACCGGAACACGAACACCAACCTCCGTTACAAGCACGGCAAAAACCTGGGCTTTACCGACAAGGACGTGTACGTGGTGCGCAAGCCGGAGCGGATTTTCCTGCCCCGCGAAAACGTGAGCACCGCCTACGTCTTTACCCTGGGCGACTATTTCTTTGCCTACCCCAACAACTACAACTACTACGTGAACTACTACAAGGACACGTTCCAGCACGGCGGCATCTCCCTGGAGGAGGTGATCATCCCGTTCATTACCCTCACCTCCAAGGCGTAGCGGACTCGAAGTTTGGATATATTGGTAGCGGCGGGCTTCTTCGGAGGCCCGCCGTTATTTGTTCCTAATAGCTCACTTGGATGAAGAACATCCTGTATTGCAGCCTGTATCTGCTGCTAGCCGCCTGCAGCTCACCTAATCCTAGGGCTGAGCAAACGAGTGACCTAACGCCAACCAGCGGCTCAACAATTACGCATAAAACCAAGCTTACTAATTTCGCTATTATACCTTCTATCAATCCGGACCCGATTACCGACGCCGAACTAGACCAAGTCGCTGACCTGCTGCAATTGTGCGTGACGGAATACAACGTAATGACCGGGCGGGATTTTGAGGCGTCGAATAAGCTTTATGGTAACGCGGCCATTGA belongs to Hymenobacter cellulosilyticus and includes:
- the porX gene encoding T9SS response regulator signal transducer PorX, with product MQRYSILWADDEIDLLKPHILFLTEKGYDVTGVNSGADAIEQVQEQNFDIVFLDENMPGLTGLETLTEIKAAKPTLPVIMITKSEEEHIMEDAIGSKIADYLIKPVNPNQILLSVKKVLDNKRLISEKTNSSYQRDFRQLGMQLGDRLSPSEWADVYKKLVYWELEIDETEGKSMAEVFNMQKDEANNYFSKFIMDNYEEWVNNEADDAPMMSHELFQKRVFPLLKETGDTPVYFVLIDNLRYDQWKILEPIIAEMFTVDQEEMYYSILPTTTAYARNAIFSGMMPGEIQKKYPNLWVNDDDDEGKNLNEAEFMEIMFQKANQKHKFSYNKVTNLQAGKDLLGKMSNLHNNYKCNVIVYNFVDMLSHARTDMAMIRELAADESAYRSITRSWFLHSPLYEMLQQIAEKKGKLIITTDHGTIRVKRPFKIVGDRNTNTNLRYKHGKNLGFTDKDVYVVRKPERIFLPRENVSTAYVFTLGDYFFAYPNNYNYYVNYYKDTFQHGGISLEEVIIPFITLTSKA